Proteins encoded together in one Mycobacterium noviomagense window:
- the ahcY gene encoding adenosylhomocysteinase — protein sequence MTTTENALSTDVRNGIEYKVADLSLADFGRKEIELAEHEMPGLMSLRREYAEVQPLKGARISGSLHMTVQTAVLIETLTALGAEVRWASCNIFSTQDHAAAAVVVGPHGTPEEPKGTSVFAWKGETLEEYWWACEQALTWPDIAGAAAPANMILDDGGDATMLVLRGMQYEKAGVVPPAEEDDSTEHKVFLNLLRNRFETDKNKWTKIAESVKGVSEETTTGVLRLYQYAAAGDLAFPAINVNDSVTKSKFDNKYGCRHSLIDGINRGTDVLIGGKKVLICGYGDVGKGCAESMAGQGARVTVTEIDPINALQALMEGYDVKTVEDVIGEADIVVTATGNKDIITLEHMRAMKDKAILGNIGHFDNEIQMAALERSGARKTNIKPQVDLWTFPDSGKSIIVLSEGRLLNLGNATGHPSFVMSNSFSNQVIAQIELWTKNDEYDNEVYRLPKHLDEKVARIHVTALGGHLTKLTKEQAEYIGVDVDGPYKADHYRY from the coding sequence ATGACGACCACCGAAAACGCGCTGAGCACCGACGTCCGCAACGGCATCGAATACAAGGTCGCCGACCTGTCGTTGGCGGACTTCGGCCGCAAGGAGATCGAGCTCGCCGAGCACGAGATGCCCGGGCTGATGTCGTTGCGCCGTGAGTACGCCGAAGTGCAGCCGCTCAAAGGTGCCCGCATCTCGGGGTCGCTGCACATGACCGTGCAGACCGCGGTGCTTATCGAGACGTTGACCGCGCTCGGCGCCGAAGTCCGGTGGGCGTCGTGCAACATCTTCTCCACCCAGGACCACGCCGCCGCCGCGGTGGTCGTCGGCCCCCACGGCACCCCGGAGGAGCCCAAGGGCACGTCGGTTTTCGCGTGGAAGGGCGAGACGCTCGAGGAGTACTGGTGGGCTTGCGAGCAGGCGCTGACGTGGCCTGATATCGCGGGCGCCGCCGCGCCCGCGAACATGATCCTCGACGACGGCGGAGACGCCACCATGCTGGTGCTGCGCGGCATGCAGTACGAGAAGGCCGGTGTGGTGCCGCCCGCCGAAGAGGACGACTCGACCGAGCACAAGGTGTTCCTGAACCTGCTGCGCAACCGCTTCGAGACCGACAAGAACAAGTGGACGAAGATCGCCGAGTCGGTCAAGGGCGTCAGCGAGGAGACCACTACCGGCGTGCTGCGCCTCTACCAGTACGCCGCGGCCGGGGATCTGGCGTTCCCGGCGATCAACGTCAACGACTCGGTGACCAAGAGCAAGTTCGACAACAAGTACGGCTGCCGGCACTCGCTGATCGACGGCATCAACCGCGGCACCGACGTGCTGATCGGCGGCAAGAAGGTGCTGATCTGCGGCTACGGCGACGTCGGCAAGGGCTGCGCGGAATCGATGGCGGGCCAGGGTGCGCGGGTCACCGTCACCGAGATCGACCCGATCAACGCGCTGCAGGCGCTGATGGAGGGTTACGACGTCAAGACGGTCGAGGACGTGATCGGCGAGGCCGACATCGTCGTCACCGCCACTGGCAACAAGGACATCATCACGCTCGAGCACATGCGGGCGATGAAGGACAAGGCCATACTGGGCAACATCGGCCACTTCGACAACGAAATCCAGATGGCCGCGCTGGAACGCTCCGGTGCCAGGAAAACCAACATCAAACCGCAGGTGGACCTGTGGACCTTCCCTGACAGCGGCAAGTCGATCATCGTGCTCTCCGAGGGCCGGCTGCTCAACCTCGGCAACGCCACCGGCCACCCGTCGTTCGTGATGAGCAACAGCTTCTCCAACCAGGTGATCGCCCAGATCGAGCTGTGGACCAAGAACGACGAGTACGACAACGAGGTGTACCGGCTGCCCAAGCACCTCGACGAGAAGGTGGCCCGCATCCACGTCACCGCGCTCGGCGGGCATCTGACCAAACTCACCAAAGAGCAGGCCGAATACATCGGCGTCGACGTCGACGGCCCCTACAAGGCCGACCACTACCGCTACTGA
- a CDS encoding dTMP kinase, with the protein MLIAIEGVDGAGKRTLSRGLQAAFEAGGKSVATLAFPRYGQSVPADVAAEALRGQHGDLASSVYAMAMLFALDRAGAAAQIERLRDDYDVVILDRYVASNAAYSAARLHQDATGEVAAWVHDIEYGRLHLPVPDCQVLLDVSAELARQRARNRAVQEAGRDRDAYERDDDLQQRTGAVYAGLAAAGWGGRWQVVGADVDPGKLAATLLAG; encoded by the coding sequence GTGCTGATCGCGATCGAAGGGGTCGACGGCGCAGGCAAGCGAACACTGTCGCGGGGCCTGCAAGCGGCCTTCGAGGCCGGCGGAAAGTCGGTGGCCACGCTGGCCTTCCCGCGCTATGGGCAGTCCGTGCCGGCCGACGTCGCCGCTGAGGCGCTACGCGGCCAGCACGGCGACCTCGCGTCGAGCGTCTACGCGATGGCGATGCTGTTCGCGCTGGACCGCGCCGGGGCAGCAGCCCAGATCGAAAGGCTGCGTGACGACTACGACGTGGTGATCCTCGATCGCTATGTGGCCTCCAACGCCGCCTACAGCGCCGCCCGCCTGCATCAGGACGCCACCGGTGAGGTAGCCGCTTGGGTGCACGACATCGAATACGGCCGGCTGCACCTTCCGGTGCCGGATTGCCAAGTGCTCCTTGATGTTTCGGCTGAACTTGCCAGGCAGCGGGCACGCAACCGGGCGGTGCAGGAAGCGGGCCGCGACCGCGACGCCTATGAACGCGACGACGACCTTCAACAGCGCACCGGCGCGGTGTACGCCGGGCTGGCCGCCGCGGGCTGGGGTGGCCGTTGGCAAGTGGTGGGCGCCGACGTCGACCCTGGCAAGTTGGCCGCCACGTTGCTCGCCGGGTGA